ATGAAATCATACGCCTGAAGAATCATGTAGTTGAATTCAAGGAAAGTCAGCGGCTGTTCGCGGTCAAGGCGCAGCTTTACGCTGTCAAATGTCATCATACGGTTAATGGTGAAGTGTGGGCCAATCTCACGCAAAAATGGGATGTAGCTCAAGCTGGAAAGCCAATCATCATTATTGACCATTTTAGCGTCTGTTTTACCGTCACCAAATTCAAGAAGCTGGTTAAAAACAGTGAAAATACCATCCAGGTTATTCTGGATGATTTCGTCTGTCATTAACTGACGGCTTTCGTCGCGGCCTGAAGGATCACCAATTTTACTGGTACCGCCGCCCATAAGGACGATTGGTTTGTTACCAGTCTTTTGTAGCCAACGCAGCATCATGATCTGTACAAGGCTACCCACATGAAGAGACGGGGCTGTACAGTCAAAGCCGATATAAGCAGAAATCGGACCCTCAGACATTTTTTTATCAAGGGCTTCAAGATCAGTTACTTGATGAATGTAACCACGTTCCTGAAGGATATTTAGAAATTCCGATTTTAACTGTGTCATAGGTTTGCCTATCTGGCCTTATTTTACTGGTTGGATTAATAAATTGTTTCAGAGCAGGCTGATGTACCATAGGGTACGGAAAAGGCAAAGCCCAAGAGGGTGGTTTTGGTGAAATGAAGGGGTTTTATGACTGTTTTAGGGGAAACTGGGGAAGTTAAGTGCGCTATTGGCCTTATGAGCGGCACATCAATGGATGGAGTAGATGCTGCGATGCTTTACACAGACGGTGTGAGAATCGAGCGTATGGGGCCTTCTCTTACTATTGAATATCCGCAGGATCTTCGTGATCGCATTCGTAAAGGTCTCGATTTAGCATATAGTGCGGGCCCAGATGACGACGTGCATCCGCACATCAGAGAACTTGAAACAGAAATCACTGATTGGCATGCGCATGCGGTAGAAGAACTTCTTTCAGTAACTGGGCAGAAGCCTGATGAGATTGATCTGATTGGTTTTCACGGCCAAACACTTACGCACCGCCCTGATAGAGGGTGGACATGGCAAATCGGTGATGGTGGCCGCCTGGCTGGAAAGACAGGCATTACTGTCGTGAATGATTTCCGAACGGCTGATGTTAAAAACGGTGGTGAGGGTGCGCCTTTAGTGCCGCTGTATCATGCTGCTCTTCTTGCACGAGCAAGAAAACATCAAACTGTGGCAGTGCTCAATATTGGCGGTGTTGCCAATGTGACATGGGTCTCCTTCGAAAATAGCACAGATGATCCTGAGATTATTGCGTTTGATACGGGGCCGGGGAATGCAATGCTTGATGATTGGGCGAAAATCCATACAGGTGAACCATGCGACATGGATGGAGCACTTGCTGCACGTGGTCGCTCTCATGATGAAGTGGTAATGGGACTTCTCGCTTCTCCATATTTTGATGAAGAGCCTCCGAAAACTCTGGATAGGGACGATTTCAATATCCAGACGGTTCGAGGTCTTTCGCCGGAAGATGGTGCAGCATCACTTACAGATTTTATGGTGGAATCAGTTGTTGCAGCCCAAAGTCATTTCCCAAAGCCGCCTGAGGCTTGGTTTGTTTGTGGTGGTGGGCGCCATAATCCAACAATTATGAGACGTTTGCGTAAACGGATACCAGTTCTTGTTGATCCGGTTGAAGTTCTTGGATGGCGGGGTGATGCCTTGGAAGCAGAGGCATTTGCCTTTCTTGCCGCGCGAAGTGAAAGAGGGTTACCGCTTAGTATTCCGAGCACAACAGGGTGTGCTGCACCAACAAAGGGTGGGGAAATTCATTCCCCTCAGAAAAAGCGTTTCCGCAGATAATATCTGCGGAAACTATATCAATTACTCGGCTGCCAAACGCATATTTAGGTAGCCGTTTACTGAAGCCATTAAAGCGTTTAGCTCAGTTTCAAAGAAGTGGTTTGCCCCCTTGATCACATCATGGTGGATTGTGATTGCCTTCTGTGTTTTCAGCTTTTCAACCAATTTTTGAATAGAAATTGGTGTAACCAGATCATCATTATCCGCCTGAATAATAAGGCCTGATGACGGACAAGGTGCCAGGAATGAGAAATCATACTGGTTTGCAGGTGGGGCAACTGAAATAAAGCCGCGAATTTCTGGGCGACGCATAAGAAGCTGCATTCCAATCCACGCACCGAATGAGAACCCTGCAACCCATGAACCTGTTGAATTCGGATTCATAGACTGTAGCCAATCAAGCGCTGATGCGGCGTCAGATAGCTCGCCAATGCCATTATCGAATTCGCCTTCACTGCGGCCAACCCCGCGGAAGTTAATTCTCAGTGTTGCAAAACCACGGTGCGCAAACGCGTGGAAAAGATAGTAGGCAACCTTATTGTCCATTGTGCCGCCATATTGCGGGTGAGGGTGGAGAATAAGAGCCACTGGCGCAGTATCTGTTTTACCCGGTTGGTAACGTCCCTGAAGTCGGCCCGCAGGACCGTTAAAGATAATTTCTGACATAATGAAATTCTTTTTGCGCTTTTCGTTGATATATGTTTTTGACCTAGCGGTACTATTTGAACACGATATATCGAATTTTACATATGAATCGCAAGTAAACTCGACGTTTATGTTAAAAATAGAATTGAATAGGCCGAATTTTCCACTTATGTGAGCTTCTATGAAAACAATTAGCTATTTAGATTATAACGCAACCTGTCCGATTCGGCCTTCTGTGATTGAAAAAGTAACAGAGGTTATGGCTGAAGTTGGAAATCCGTCATCTGTGCATGCTGCTGGCCGCAAGGCACGTGCAATTGTTGAGGAAGCCAGAGTTCAAGTAGCAGCGCTCGCGGGGTGCCGCCCAAGGGATGTGATGTTCTGTGGCGGCGGAACAGAGGCTAACAATACTGTTCTTCATGGATCAGGAGCTAAGAGTCTGATTATCTCTGAAATTGAGCATGACTGTGTTCTTGCTGCAGCTAAAACAGCTGGAATACCAGTTTACCGAATCCCAGTTACAGAGGCTGGCGTTGTGGAGTTGGATGCTCTTGGCGAACTTTTAGAAAAAGCTGAAAAGCCTGCTCTTGTTTCTGTCATGCTTGCGAATAATGAAATGGGAGCCATTCAGCCTGTTGCGGAAGTGAGTGTTATCGCTAAGGAACATGGGGCGTTCGTGCATACTGATGCTGTGCAAGCCGCAGGAAAATTGATGCTAGACCGAACTTCTCTAGGTGTAGATTATCTCACGCTTTCCAGCCACAAAATTGGCGGGCCACAGGGCGTAGGGGCCGTCGTGTTGGCACCAACACCCCCCCTTAAACCTCTTATCGTCGGTGGTGGCCAGGAACTGGGTAGGCGTTCAGGTACTGAAAATGTCGCAGGATACGCTGGGTTTGGCGTGGCTGCATTCGAAGCGATGGCCGAACTTGGAGAGATTGAAAAGCTTGCGGTATACCGTGATAAAATTGAAGCCGCGATAAGAGAGCATTCTAACGAAACAGTCTTGATTGGCGCTGAAGCTGAACGGCTTCCTAATACCAGCTGTATCGCAATGCGCGGCGTAAAAGGCGAAACGCAGGTGATGCATTTTGATCTGGCATCTATTTGTGTGTCTTCTGGTTCAGCATGTTCATCAGGCAAGGTAAAAGTATCTCATGTGCTGTCCGCGATGGGATATGAAGATGACGTTGCTGAAAGCTCTATTCGCGTTTCGCTAGGTTATAGAACGACAGAAGGGGATATAGACAGGTTCATCGAGGCTTGGAAATCCCTTCACGACCGTACTCTTGGGCGGAAATAATGGTCATTAAGAAACCCATATACTTGGATTATCAAGCAACAACGCCTGTTGATGAACGGGTAAAAGAAGCGATGCTGCCATATCTTGGTGCAACGTTCGGAAATCCTCATTCAAGTACGCACAGATATGGTTGGGAAGCAGAAGCAGCGCTGGATATCGCGCGTGAAAATGTGGCGGCTGTTGTTGGAGCTAAAGATAAAGAAATTTTTTTCACGTCGGGTGCAACGGAAACCAATAATCTGGCGATTAAAGGTGTAATGGATGTTTGGGGGGAAAAAAGGCCTAAGCTTGTAACTGTTGCGACAGAACATAAGTGTGTTCTTGAAGCGGCTCTATATTGCGCTCAACGTGGTTATGAACTTGAAGTATTACCAGTTCAGCCAAACGGGTTGTTAGATCTCAATCGTGTAAATGAAGCGCTTGATGATAAAACGGCACTCATTTCCGTTATGGCAGTAAATAACGAGATTGGGGTTATCCAGCCGCTTAAAGAAATTGGTGAAATGGCTAAGGCTGTTGGTGCATTGTTTCATATGGATGCGGCTCAGGCATTTGGTAAGATTGCACTCGATGTTGATGATCTTAATATCGATTTCATGAGTATTTCGGGCCACAAGATATATGGTCCAAAGGGAGTGGGTGCACTCTATAAACGAGATATCCGACAAACCTACCTGACACCACAGATGTCTGGTGGCGGTCAGGAAGGCGGCGTACGTTCTGGTACTCAGGCGCCGGCGCTTGTTGCGGGTTTAGGGAAAGCCGCGGAACTAGCTTCCACTGATATGCAGCAGGAAGAAGGGCGATTGGCATCGATGATGCTGCGCTTTAAAACCAAGTTGTTCGGCGCTTTGCCTGGTTTGAGGTTGAACGGTGATTCTGAGCAGCGTTGGGCAGGGAATTTGAATATTTCTTTCACTGGAATTGATGGTGATCTTTTGATTTCAAGTATCCGAGAGTTAGCTGTTTCCAGTGGTGCGGCGTGTGCTTCTGCCATTGAAGGCCATTCCTATGTCTTGGAAGCGATAGGACTTAGTAAAGAAGAAGCCGGATCATCACTCCGTATCGGCGTGGGCCGATTTTCCACTGACGAAGAACTAGATTATGCTGCTGATTATTTGATTGAAGCGGTTCATAAACTTGGGGGGATGAAGGCGTGAATAAAGTAACTGTTACGTTTGTGAAGCCTGATGGAACTGAGGTTAACATTCAGACAGAACCCGGTGTTTCGCTTCTTCAACTAGCTCAGGAAGAAGGGCTGGATATTGAAGGCGCTTGCGAAGGGAATATGGCTTGTTCAACATGCCATATGATTGTTGCTGAAGAATTTTTTGATCGCTTGCCTGAAGCGAGCGAAGATGAAGAAGAGATGCTTGATTTAGCGTCAGGACTAACAGCGACGTCGCGCCTTGGATGCCAGGTGGATGTAACTGCTGATCTGGATGGACTTACACTTTATCTACCAGCTGAAAAGCGAAATATGCTGGGTTTTTAGGGATTAAGTATCAGACACCTTTAAATTTTTGAAATTCTTTCCTATATTCTTATGAGGGTTGGGAAGCCCTTTGCGTTAAGCAAATGCGAGGAAAGAAAAATGGAAAATAGAAATATAATTTTCGGTGGCGCGATTGTCGTTGCTATCATTATTGCTGCGCTAACATCATCTGGTGGTGACAGCAGTGATGGTACCAGTGTGAAAGTTCGTTACTCTTCAGATAATAAAGGTTGGTATTCAAATTCCAATGTGCACTTTAAAGGTAAAGAAATTCAGTGCAATGAAGGACAAACAATCACAGTTACCCATGATGATGGTTCTGAAACCGTTATCACTTGCGATTAATTATTCAAAACGATCAGGTAGATGATCATCTTCAACGAGGTCGCTAAAGCGA
This DNA window, taken from Kordiimonas sp. SCSIO 12603, encodes the following:
- a CDS encoding ferredoxin family 2Fe-2S iron-sulfur cluster binding protein, whose translation is MNKVTVTFVKPDGTEVNIQTEPGVSLLQLAQEEGLDIEGACEGNMACSTCHMIVAEEFFDRLPEASEDEEEMLDLASGLTATSRLGCQVDVTADLDGLTLYLPAEKRNMLGF
- a CDS encoding cysteine desulfurase family protein, whose amino-acid sequence is MKTISYLDYNATCPIRPSVIEKVTEVMAEVGNPSSVHAAGRKARAIVEEARVQVAALAGCRPRDVMFCGGGTEANNTVLHGSGAKSLIISEIEHDCVLAAAKTAGIPVYRIPVTEAGVVELDALGELLEKAEKPALVSVMLANNEMGAIQPVAEVSVIAKEHGAFVHTDAVQAAGKLMLDRTSLGVDYLTLSSHKIGGPQGVGAVVLAPTPPLKPLIVGGGQELGRRSGTENVAGYAGFGVAAFEAMAELGEIEKLAVYRDKIEAAIREHSNETVLIGAEAERLPNTSCIAMRGVKGETQVMHFDLASICVSSGSACSSGKVKVSHVLSAMGYEDDVAESSIRVSLGYRTTEGDIDRFIEAWKSLHDRTLGRK
- a CDS encoding anhydro-N-acetylmuramic acid kinase encodes the protein MTVLGETGEVKCAIGLMSGTSMDGVDAAMLYTDGVRIERMGPSLTIEYPQDLRDRIRKGLDLAYSAGPDDDVHPHIRELETEITDWHAHAVEELLSVTGQKPDEIDLIGFHGQTLTHRPDRGWTWQIGDGGRLAGKTGITVVNDFRTADVKNGGEGAPLVPLYHAALLARARKHQTVAVLNIGGVANVTWVSFENSTDDPEIIAFDTGPGNAMLDDWAKIHTGEPCDMDGALAARGRSHDEVVMGLLASPYFDEEPPKTLDRDDFNIQTVRGLSPEDGAASLTDFMVESVVAAQSHFPKPPEAWFVCGGGRHNPTIMRRLRKRIPVLVDPVEVLGWRGDALEAEAFAFLAARSERGLPLSIPSTTGCAAPTKGGEIHSPQKKRFRR
- a CDS encoding cysteine desulfurase family protein, whose product is MVIKKPIYLDYQATTPVDERVKEAMLPYLGATFGNPHSSTHRYGWEAEAALDIARENVAAVVGAKDKEIFFTSGATETNNLAIKGVMDVWGEKRPKLVTVATEHKCVLEAALYCAQRGYELEVLPVQPNGLLDLNRVNEALDDKTALISVMAVNNEIGVIQPLKEIGEMAKAVGALFHMDAAQAFGKIALDVDDLNIDFMSISGHKIYGPKGVGALYKRDIRQTYLTPQMSGGGQEGGVRSGTQAPALVAGLGKAAELASTDMQQEEGRLASMMLRFKTKLFGALPGLRLNGDSEQRWAGNLNISFTGIDGDLLISSIRELAVSSGAACASAIEGHSYVLEAIGLSKEEAGSSLRIGVGRFSTDEELDYAADYLIEAVHKLGGMKA
- a CDS encoding alpha/beta hydrolase: MSEIIFNGPAGRLQGRYQPGKTDTAPVALILHPHPQYGGTMDNKVAYYLFHAFAHRGFATLRINFRGVGRSEGEFDNGIGELSDAASALDWLQSMNPNSTGSWVAGFSFGAWIGMQLLMRRPEIRGFISVAPPANQYDFSFLAPCPSSGLIIQADNDDLVTPISIQKLVEKLKTQKAITIHHDVIKGANHFFETELNALMASVNGYLNMRLAAE